AAGAAGCTCAAGAACCTCGTCACGGTTCATATCAGCAAGATTCGGCATAGTAAACACAGGATATTCACTGATGGTCAACGTAACGGATGTGACGGCCGGAATCACTTCTTCTCCAGCTTCCGGGTCTTGTTCTAAAACCGTATCCGGATTCGTATCGGTTGTTTCACGGTATTGAATTTCAACTTCATCGAATTCTTCCAGCAAATTCAAGGCACGTTCTCTTGTTTCACCAGTCACATCAATCATCTGCATTGGCTCCGGGCCTTCACTGACCATCACACGAATCGTGGATTCTTCCTTCACCATCCGGCCGGCCTCTGGATTATGACTGATGACATGACCTTCTTCGATTTCATCATCAAACCGGTAGTCGGCTTCAACAACCAGGTTTAAATCGATCAATTGTTCTTCGACTTCGTCAAACGCCTCACCTATCAGGTTATCAGGAATTTCCACATCTTCCACATGCAAAAGTGAAGGAATCCACCAGAACAAAAACAAGATCACAGCCAGCATCACAAGACCGATGATTGTACCCGTTTTCACCCAAAAAGCTTTTGATCGCTTCTTCTGATTGGACTTTCCTTTGTCTCTTTCATAACTCACTGTATCCTGATTCACGGCTCCAGAGCTCACCTTTGTTTGATCGTTATCTGCAAGACTTTCTTTAGAACTGACTGCAGGCATTGCTCTCGTAGCATTTTCATCAAACGGCACCGGTACAACGGCTGCCTCATTTACTCTCGAAGGGTCCAAGATCGTATCGAGGTCAGCCAGCATCGTATGTCCTGATAAATAACGGTTTTGTGGTTCTTTTGCTACAGCTGTCATGATGAGATTCTCAAGACTTTGCGGAACGAATGATAATTTCTCTTTCACTGATGGAAACGTGTCCTGCATATGCTTGATTGCGATGGAAACTGGTGTATCTGCAGTGAATGGGACATGACCTGTCAGCATTTCATAGGCGACCACGCCCAGTGAGTATAAGTCGGATTGATAGGTGACGTATCCACCTCTCGCCTGTTCAGGTGACAAATAGTGAACAGATCCCAATACGGAATTCGTGTGGGTGATGGTAGCATCACTGATAGCCCTTGAAATACCAAAGTCGGTTACTTTTGCTGTTCCATTCGGGGAGATCAAAATATTTTGCGGTTTGATATCCCGATGCACGATATGATTGTCGTGTGCATGAGCCACTGCAGAAGTGACCTGTCGGAGAATACGTACCGTCTCTTCCGGAGAAAGCCTCTGATTCGCTGATATATATTCCTTCAACGTCTGACCTTCCACATATTCCATCACAATATAGTATTCATTCTCTTCTTCTCCAACATCATAGATGTTTACAATATTCGGGTGAGACATCGCCGCAGCCGAGTGCGCTTCTCTTCGGAAACGACGAATGAATTCTTCGTCTTCTGCAAATTGACTTTTGAGCACTTTCACTGCAACATCGCGATCGAGGATCAAATCTTTGGCAAGATAGACATCTGCCATTCCGCCTCCCCCTACTGCACGGATGATTTCATACCGGTCGCTCACTCGCTTTTGGGGCATCAATTTCGCCCCCTTTCACCGTCATGCTCTGCGATTACGAGAGAGATGTTATCTTCTCCACCTAACTCATTGGCCTTATCAATCATTAATTGACCCGCAGTTTGGAGGTCTTCATTATCTTTTAATAAAGTGTGAAGCATTTCGTCAGATAGTTTGTTCGTTAATCCATCCGTACACAGAAGGAGTCGATCTCCAGATTCCCAGGTTGTCTGATAAATGTCGGCTGAAACTCCCGGGTTTGTTCCAACTGCTTTCGTTAACATATGTTTTCTAGGGTGATTCTCTGCTTCATCCAAAGTAATTTGTCCTGCTCTGTATAGTTCTGCCGAAACAGAATTATCCATTGTAACCTGATGAAATTCATCTTTATCATAGGAGTAATGATATACCCTTGAATCCCCGATATTACCTACGATCAAATGATCGTTTACGCAAACAGTGGCAGTGAGGGTCGTTCCCATTCCCTCGTATTCCTTATGCTGTTGCGCATATTCATAGACTTTCTTATTTGCATAAAGCATAGCCTTCTCCAGCCATGACAGCCATTCTTCCTGAGTCATTTTAGACGTTTCGTCCCATTCGTACTCCATGACCCTTACGCTCATGGCACTCGCCACATCTCCTGCACTATGTCCCCCCATCCCATCAGCAACTACAGCTAATGCATGAGATTCCATTTCCCCATGAGGAGTGAAGCTTCCTGAGTCTTCATTATAGGGCCTCACTCTGCCCCTGTCTGTCATATACAGTCCGTTCACATCAATCCCTCTTTTCCCCAGTTCACTGTTTCAATATTGCAGTCATATAAAATCCATCGGTGCCATATTGAGCGGGTATCAACTGAATACCTGTTTCGTTCGCCATCGGAGAGGTTCGGATTTCTTCTGGCAAACGTTTTTCAAATCCTGGTTCAATTATTGCATCCGGGTGTTTTTTCAGAAAATCCTTTACCTGATTTTCATTTTCTTCTCTGTCAACGGTGCAAGTACTGTAAACCATTATTCCACCTGATTTCAGTAGAGGCCATACATGATCGAGTATATCTCTTTGAATCACTGTCAAACGCTCAATATCCTGTTCAGATTTAGACCATTTCAAATCCGGCTTTCTTTGGATTACACCAAGACCCGAACAGGGCACATCTAATAGAATACGATCAAAAGATGCTTCTTCGAATGCAGTTGAAACTGTTCTGGCATCTTGTAAAACGGGTTGAATCATTGAAATTCCCAGTCGTTCTGCCTGAGACTGAATGAGCTTCACTTTATGCTCATGTATATCCAAACTGATCAATTCCCCTTGATTATCCATGCGTTCTGCAATATGCGATGATTTCCCTCCAGGCGCTGCGCAGGCGTCCAACACTCTTTCCCGCGGTTGCGGGTTTAACAGCTGAGTGACAAGCATCGATCCTTCATCCTGAATCGAACAACGGCCTTCTTTGAAAGCTTGAGTTTTACTGATTACGCCTTTCGTAACACGTATGGATTCATCCAGCCAAGGCCCTGCTTCACAGTTCATCCCTGAATCAACCCATTCCTTGATCAGCTCTTCCCTGACCGTTAACAGCGTGTTCACCCTTGCTGATGTAATCGGATAAGACAGGTTTCCTTCAGCAATACGCCGGGCAATTTCCTCTCCATATTGCTCGATCCACCGTTTAATCATCCAATCCGGGTGACTCGTTTCAATAGCGATTTTCCGAAACTCAGGAGATATTCCTGACGTATCAGGAAGCCCTTCACGTTGAATGGCTCTCAAAATACCATTCACCATGCCGGAAATTCCTTTATGACCTCTTTTTCCAGCGATCATGACAGCTTCATTCAAAACCGCATGGTCCGGCACACGATCCAGGTAGACCATTTGATACACACTGAGTCTCAAAAGGATCAGCACCCAGTTTTCTAATTTATCCAGTGGTTTTTTTGAATAACCACCGATATAAAAATCCAGTTTTCGTTGATACTGAAGGGTTCCATAAACCATTTCGGTCAATAAAGGAATATCTTTTTCTGAAAGTTCTTTTTTCTTGACCGTTTCATCTATGAGCAAATGGCTATATGCCTGTTGTTTAGCGATTTTGATCAAAACATCCAATGCTGCATTTCTTACATTGCCTGTACGGATTTGATTATTCATCATTTTCACCTAATCGTTCACCTTTCCGCAACTGTCTTCCTGCTCCTTGCAGAAATGCAGCAGAATCCTGTGGTTTTTTTCCTGACGGCTGTAATTTGGTCAACCGGATCACCTTGCCGTCTCCGCAGACAACTTCCAATCCATTATTTGCAATTTCCGTAATAGTTCCTGGCTTCAAGGATGAGCTTTGATGTGCACTTTCAGCCTCCCATATTTTCAAGCGTTCCCCACGTAACATCGTATGTGCCACAGGCCATGGGTTCAGTCCCCTTATTTGATTTAAAATGGATTTCGCAGGTTTGCTGAAATCGATACGCTCCTGCTCTTTTTTTATATTTGGAGCAAATGTGACAAGATTTTCATCCTGCTTAACCGGGGTTAATTCATGATTCATCAGTTTCGGAATCGTATCAATGAGTAATTCAGCACCTGCTTTGCTTAATTTATCATGCATGGTACCCGTTGTATCCGTTTCATCGATTGGAACGGAACATTGTGTAAGAATTTCACCAGCATCGAGTTGATCTGCCATATACATGATGGTGATGCCGGTTATTTCTTTCCCATCCATGACTGCATAGTGAATCGGTGCACCGCCTCTGTATTCAGGAAGCAAAGAAGCATGAACATTGATACAACCATGCTTGGGACTAGTAAGTATTTCAGGAGGCAAAATTTGACCGTAAGCGGCTGTTACAAGTAAATCCGCCTGCTCATCAACCACCGGTTTTGCCTCCTCCGATTTCTTTATTTTTTCAGGTTGATAAACTTTCAAACCATGTTTTTCAGCGGCTGTTTTCACCGGTGGTTTCGTTAAGACCTGTTTTCTGCCTTTTGGTCTGTCCGGCTGAGTGACGACCATGGCGATATCATAACCTTCTTCAACCAACGCATCCAATACAGGAACCGCAAAATCGGGTGTCCCCATAAAAATGATTTTCATTCCCTTACACATCCTCACAACATCATATTCGGACTTGTATCAACAGTAACCTGCAGTCCACCTTTATTCAACTCACCGTCAAATAATTGATACAGATTACGAAGTGTTTCCGTCAAATTTGGTTCAATCTTATATTTTACCATGCATTGATACCGATATCTATCTTTGATCCTGGCAATGGAAGATGCCACAGGTCCATAGATTTTCGCCTGATCAGACAGATTATTTTTCAGGTAGTTCGCAATTTTTTCAGTTGCCAAGACCGCCGCGTCCAAAGCTTCATCACTGACATGAATCAGAACGAGAAAATAGTAGGGTGGATATCCTGCCTGTTTTCTCATGAGCATTTCCTTTTGAAAAAATCCTGTAAAATCATGCTTTGTAACATCTTGAATACTGTAATGCTCAGGTGTATAAGATTGAATGATTACTTCCCCGGCCTTTAGATGACGGCCTGCTCTGCCACTGACTTGAGTCAATAGTTGAAATGTGCGCTCGCTGGCCCGGAAATCCGGCAGGTGAAGCATGGCATCTGCTGCGAGGACTCCGACCAGTGTGATGTCAGGAAAATCAAGCCCTTTTGCAATCATTTGTGTACCGAGCAAAATATCTGCTTCATGGTTCCCAAATGCTGAGAGTAATCGTTCATGAGATCCTTTTCTTCCCGTCGTATCCACATCCATCCGAATCACTCTGGCTTCGGGGATCACCTCCTGCAATTCCTCTTCCACCTTCTGCGTACCGGTTCCGAAATAGCGTATCGCATCGCTGGTGCACTCCGGACATTGATGTGGAACGGTATGATGATAGCCACAATAATGGCATTGCAATTGATTAATCGGCTGATGATAAGTAAGTGAAATATCACAGTGGGGGCATTCAGCCACATAACCGCAATCCCGGCACATGATGAATGTAGAATAGCCTCTTCGATTCAAAAACAAAACGATCTGCTCTTGTTTCTCTATCCTGTTTCGCATTCGTTCGATCAGTGCGTCGGAGAACATAGAACGGTTTCCATGACGCAACTCGTCCTTCATATCCACAATTGTGACATCGGGCATGGCTACATCATTTACTCTTCGTTCCATTTCCAAAAGGGTATATACCCCTTTTACTGCGCGAGCATAACTTTCCAATGAGGGTGTTGCACTACCGAGTATCACCGGGCAATGATACAGCTCAGCTCGTTTAATCGCAACATCCCTCGCATGATATCTCGGTTCTTCTTCTTGTTTATAACTGCCTTCATGTTCCTCGTCGATGATAATCATGCCAATGTTTTGAAAGGGGGCAAACACTGCTGATCGAGCACCAACGGCCACATCCACTTCACCTTTTCGAATGCGTTGCCATTCATCATATTTTTCACCTTTGGATAATGCACTGTGAAGAACTGCCACACGTGAACCGAAACGTTCTTTAAAACGGGTAACCATTTGCGGAGTCAGAGATATTTCCGGGACAAGCATAATCGCTTCTTTTCTTTTTTTCAGAACCTTTTCAATCGTCTGCAGATAAATCTCGGTTTTCCCGCTTCCTGTCACACCTCTTAACAGAAAAATTTCACTCCGTTCCTCCTCAATCGCAGGGAGAATACGTTCAAATACTTCCTGCTGTTCCGCCATCAATTCCATATTTGTTGTCTGTTTGAACTCACGACCTTCGTAAGGGTCCCGCCCGATTACTACATCGGTCTTTTCCACCCACCCTTTTTCTTCAAGGCCTTTAATCACAGAACTGCTCACACTTAACTGTTTCAGTGGATAGTGATCCGTTTCCTGTTCACTTAACCATTGAACGATTTCAGCTTGTTTTTTTGTTCGCTTTGCTAAAGTTAAAAAGGCTTCTTCAGATGTCTTGGGATCCCTGATCAGACGGACATGACGTTCTGTTTTTGTTGTTTCTCCCGTTGCAACAACGGGTTCAACACGAACGAAACCATCATTGATTGCCCTGGACATTTCTTTATGCTCAAATGTCGTCGCATGTTTATACCAATCGTCCCAATCCAGCAGCGGTTTATCTTGAAATTGTTTCAATAAAAACTCACGATCGCTTTCACTGCAATCAACATCATCATTGAGTATCAAGTGTTTTCTGTAATTCGCTCTCATCGCCGAAGGTAGCATCGACTTCAAAACGGAAATGTGATTAGACACGGCATGATTCTTCAACCATACGGATAATTCAATCAGCTCTGTCGTTAATGGGGGGACCAGGTCGGTCAGCGAATCCAGCGCTTTTAATTTGTCGTTTGAAATGGAAGAATCCTGTCCGATCGAGAGAATAAAACCTTGGACTTTTCGGGGGCCAAAAGAGACAACCACTCGCATTCCGGGCGTTGCCAATGGCTCATACTCAGGAGGGACAAGATAATCAAATTGCCTGTCCGTCTGTTTTGCAGAGACATCCACAATAATCCTTGCAATCATGAACCCTGCCTCAAAAAGAAATTGGTCAACGCATCAAGAAGTGCAGTTGCCACCATTGCTTTTGTCTGTAGCGGGATCTTTTCTTCCCGACCATTCCTGAAGTAGAGCATCACTTCATTCGTATCGCCATCAAAGCCATGCCCTGCTTGAGTAATGTTGTTCACAGCAATGGCATCAAGATTTTTGTCCCGTAATTTATTTTTTCCGTACTCTTCTGTTTTTTCCGATTCAGCTGCAAAACCTACTAAAATTTGCTGTTGCTTTTTTTCGCCCAGACTTTTCAAGATATCATGCGTTTTCTCCATTTCTATGTGCCAGTTGTCCTGATGTTTTTTTACTTTTTCCTGGACGATCTCGGATGGCCGATAATCCGCTACTGCCGCTGCTTTTATTACCATATCCGTTTCTTCAAACCTAGCGTTTACGGCTTCCCACATTTCTTTCGCATTGTTCACGTCCACACGATGGACCCCATGAGGGACATCAAGCATAACCGGGCCTGAGATCAAAGTCACTTCTGCCCCTCTGGCTGCTGCTTCTTCTGCGATGGCATAACCCATTTTTCCAGAAGACCGATTGGTGAAATAGCGCACCGGGTCAACCGGTTCAATCGTCGGTCCAGCTGTCACAAGAACCTTTTTACCATGCCATTCAGGGTTTTCCTGATATTTAAAAAAATGATCAATCACGGCTAACAAATCTTCAGGTTCCGCCAAACGCCCTTTGCCCGTGTAGCCACAGGCTAAATAACCATCATCTGGTTCGATCATCCGGCAGCCATATCCTTCGAGAGTTTTCATGTTTTTTTGAACAGCCGGATGTTCATACATATGTACGTTCATAGCTGGTGCAATCAAAATCGGTGCAGTTGTTGCCAATAGAGTTGTTGTAACCATATCATCACCAATGCCGTTGGCAAGCTTTCCGATCAAATTGGCTGTTGCAGGGGCAATCAGTACCACATCCGCCCAATCGGCAGCATCGATATGTGCAATTTTCTCCGGCTCGGGTTCATCAAAAGTATCATCATACACATAGCCTCGGGACAGAGCTTGAAATGTTAAAGGCGTAACAAACTTCTCCGCAGAATCTGTCATGAGGACTTTCACTTCATAATCCTGCTGGACCAGTTTACTAGTTAATGCGGCAGCCTTAAATACGGCAATCCCACCGGATACACAAAGAAGAACACGTTTTTTCTCACCCATGTTGTCTCATCCTTTCAAACCAACTTTCACTTATGGGTCCATTATACATGATTCATGACTGTTGCTGAAGTATAGAAAAAAAACAACCAGCTTCAGCTGATTGTTTCATCTTCATCTTCGATTTCAATTTTTTTGTAGCTTAAAATGCCTTGATCAATTTCTTCAAGGGAGCGTCCTACAAAGTTTGGGGATGTAGATTTAACAGTCATACTTGCTGTATCCGGAAAATCACGAAGCTGTCTTGCACGTTGCGATGAAACGGTCACGAGGGTATACTTCGAATCGATTTTATTCATTAATGAATCAATAGATGGCTTTAACATTTGTCATGTCACTCCTTCACGAGTTCTTTATAAAGATGGATTAAACGGTCTTTTCTGCAATTCTCAGCTGTGACAATGGATTTGATGCGTTCAACGGCGAAATCGACTTTGTCATTTTCCACCACATAATCGTATTGATCCATCAGATCGATTTCTTCACGAGCCACATTCATCCGGTTATCGATCAGTTCGCGGGATTCTGTGCCCCGTCCTTCGATACGATTTCTCAATTCATTCAGATTCGGAGGCATCAGGAAAATGAAAACTCCTTCAGGAAATGTTTTTTTGACCTGGAGTGCCCCTTGCACTTCGATTTCCAAAATCACATCATGGCCTTCATGAATCATTTTTTCGACGTATTCTCTTGGTGTTCCATAAAAATTATCGACGTACTGTGCATATTCCAGCAATTCTCCATCCTGGATCATCCGCTGAAATTCGTCTTTGGATTTATAAAAGTAATTAACGCCTTCCTCTTCACCTTCCCGGGGTGCTCTTGTCGTGGCAGAGACGGAGTAGCGGATGTGTGTATCGTGTTCACGAAGCGCACCGCATACCGTTCCTTTTCCAACACCGGAAGGCCCGGATAATACTATCAGCAGTCCTTTTTCACGTTTCATTAAATTTCACAACCTCTGCATTCATTTCACTAACTCAGTGTATCATGAACCTGTTAAATCTGCCAATGCAGAATTCAAAGCCGCCGTAAGCCGGCGGCTTTGAAAAATAGATACTTCATTCTTCTGATGCATCTTCTTTACTTGATATTACTCTTTGAGCGACGGTTTCCGGCTGAACCGCCGATAAAATAACATGATCACTATCAGCAATAATAACAGCACGGGTTCTGCGCCCGTATGTCGCGTCAATCAGCATATTTCGATCTCTTGCATCTGAAATAATCCGTTTAATTGGTGCAGATTCCGGGCTGACGATTGATATGATCCTGTTTGCTGAAACGATATTCCCAAAACCTATATTAATCAGTTTAATATCCACAATCATTCTCCTATCACGATCAGTATTGTTTAGTCTTATTCAATGTTTTGAATCTGTTCTCTTATTTTTTCCAACTCAGATTTCACAGATACAACTAGGTGATTGACATCAAGGTGATTAGCTTTGGAGCCAATGGTGTTGACTTCTCGATTCATTTCCTGCATCAGAAAATCCAGTTTGCGACCAACCGGTATTGATTCATCAGTCATGGTTTTGAACTGATCAAGATGACTGTCCATTCGAGTCAACTCTTCTGCATAATCACTCTTCTCTGCAAAAATTGCCACTTCCGTCAGAACTCTTTGTTCCTCAAATGAACCAAATTGATCCACCAATTCCTGCATTCGTTTTTTCAATCTGAGCTCATACTCTTTTGCTGCAACCGGGGCCAGATCTCTCAATTGATTAAGAAACGAATCCAGTGTTTCTAACCGGGTTTTCAAATCATCATGTAAAGCCCGCCCTTCTTCGCGGCGCATCAAATGAAGCTGTTCCACTGCTTCAGTCACCGCCACCTCTACTGTCCCAGTCAATTCATCGGCGACCGCTTCGCGTTCTTGGACTGTCACAACATCCTCATGGACAAGCAGCTCCTTCACGGGAAATTCACCACTTGAATCGGATCGTTCTATCATTTGTTGATAAACGCCGAGATATTGATCAAAGATTGCCCAGTCTACAACAACCTGGCGTTCAGTTCCGGCAGACCCATGAAGATTAATGAATACATCTACTTTACCTCTGCTTACAAACTGACTGATCAGTTTCTTCAGGCGATCTTCAAGGAACAGCAATTGCCTTGGCAGACGTATGTTAATCTCCGAATATCGATGATTAACGGCCTTCATCTCCACTGTGACCACACTATTACCCATTTCCTTTGAGGATCGTCCGAATCCTGTCATACTCTTCATCATTCATATCACATCCACTTTTACTAGTTTAACGAATTTTGTTCCTGACAACAAGTAACTCACGAAATCTCTTTTTCTTTACTATAATACCAGAATTGATACAGCTCGTTTGTTTATGAACATAATTTTGCTATAATAGACAAGACTTAGATGCAGACGAACGGAGGAAAACAATTATGTCATTTGACGGAACAGTTACCCGCGCAGTCACCGAAGAACTGAATCAGAAATTATTCTCCGGGCGGATTACAAAAATCCACCAGCCTGATCCGGCTGATATCACGATGACCATACGTTCACAAGGGAAGAATCATCAATTATTTTTTTCAGTAAACCCGAATTTTGCGAGATTTCACTTAACGGAACTTAAATTCACCAACCCCCAGGAACCGCCGATGTTCACTATGGTTCTCAGAAAACACCTGGAAGGAAGTATCCTTGAGTCTGTAACTCAGGATGGACTCGAACGGATTGTTTCCTTTCACTTTAAAGGGCGAAATGAGTTAGGCGATGTTTCACACAAAATCCTGATTCTCGAACTGATGGGCCGTCACAGCAATATGATTTTCGTAGACAAAGACAGCGGCCTCATACTCGACTGTCTCAAACATATTCCTCCATCATTATCCAAACGTTCAGTCATGCCAGGACAACCCTATACATCTCCGCCATATACCGACAAACTGAATCCTCTGGAGGCGGATGAAGAATTAATCAGACGGAAAATTGATTATAATTCCGGGAAAATCGCTGAGCAAGTCCGGGACCGATTTGCAGGGATGTCCCCGCAGGTTGTTCAGGAAATCATGCATCGATCAGGACTTGTCAATCGGGAATCTTTGCCGAAAGCATTTGTGGAAACGATGCGGCAATTGATTGATGGTGACTATACGCCTCAAATCATCCGCCATCAAAAAGAAACGTTCTCAGTCATTGATCTTACGCACCTGAATGGGGAAAAAACTTCATATGATTCCGTTTCTGAAATGCTTGACAGCTATTACGAAAACAAAGCGGAACGCGACCGGGTCAAACAACAGGCACATGATCTGGAACGGTTCATACGAAACGAGTATCAAAAGAACAAGAAAAAATTAAAAAAACTGAAACAAACAATGAATGATACGGAAAAGGCCGTGGAAGACCAAAAGGCGGGTGAACTGGTAACAGCGCATATGCATCTGATTCGACCTGGTGACAAGCACGTAACGGTTATCGATTATTACGACGAAGCCCAGCCGGAGGTCAATATCCCTCTGGATCCGGACAAGTCGCCTTCAGAAAATGCCCAGCAGTTTTTCAAACGGTACCGAAAACGTCAGACCGCTGCTATTCACGTCAAAAAACAGATGAGACAGGCACAAAAGGAAATGCGTTATCTCGATACGCTCATTCAGCAGTTGGCAATGGCCAGCACAGAAGACCTGAAAGAAATCAGGAATGAATTGGAAACAGAAGGTTACCTGAAAAAGAAACGCACATCGAAAAAGCAAAAAAAACCGGCAAAACCAAAACCTGAGAAATTTATTTCATCAGAAAACATTGAAATCTACGTCGGGAAAAACAATACCCAGAATGAATATGTAACGATGCGTATGGCCCGGCAAAATGATACCTGGCTTCATACAAAGGATATCCCCGGGTCCCATGTCGTCATTCGAAGTGAGAATTTTGGAGAAGTTACTTTGCACGAAGCTGCTAATCTCGCGGCCTATTTCAGTAAAAGCAGAATGTCAGCCCAGGTGCCTGTGGATTATACACTGATCCGTCATGTTCGAAAACCCAATGGCGCTAAACCCGGCTATGTCATTTACGATCAGCAGACAACCTTATTCGTTACTCCTGACGAAGATCAGGTTAAATCCCTTCGGCAGCGGGTATTAAAGGCTGATTAATGCATTGTTATCTGAAAGTGAAAGATCCGAATCAATCACCTGTCATCAGGGATGATTCGGATCTTTTATGTTGTGCAGGATCGAATTAACCGGTATTCAATGCATTAAACTGTGACTTTACGAGTTCATAATATTCGCCCTTTTGATCCATCAGTTCATCATGATTTCCTTGCTCCAGAATATTGCCCTGCTCCAGAACGAAAATCTGATCTGCTTCCCGAATGGTGGACAGACGATGGGCAATCATGATCGCTGTGCGCCCTTTCAGAAGTTTTCGAAGTGCTGCTTGAATCACTTGCTCTGTTTCTGTATCAATCGCAGCTGTCGCCTCATCCAATATCAAAATCTGTGGATCGGCAAGAAGGGCCCTGGCGAAGGAAATCAATTGACGTTCACCAACAGACAGAATATTACCCCGTTCTTCC
This Salisediminibacterium beveridgei DNA region includes the following protein-coding sequences:
- a CDS encoding Stp1/IreP family PP2C-type Ser/Thr phosphatase, with protein sequence MNGLYMTDRGRVRPYNEDSGSFTPHGEMESHALAVVADGMGGHSAGDVASAMSVRVMEYEWDETSKMTQEEWLSWLEKAMLYANKKVYEYAQQHKEYEGMGTTLTATVCVNDHLIVGNIGDSRVYHYSYDKDEFHQVTMDNSVSAELYRAGQITLDEAENHPRKHMLTKAVGTNPGVSADIYQTTWESGDRLLLCTDGLTNKLSDEMLHTLLKDNEDLQTAGQLMIDKANELGGEDNISLVIAEHDGERGRN
- the priA gene encoding primosomal protein N', yielding MIARIIVDVSAKQTDRQFDYLVPPEYEPLATPGMRVVVSFGPRKVQGFILSIGQDSSISNDKLKALDSLTDLVPPLTTELIELSVWLKNHAVSNHISVLKSMLPSAMRANYRKHLILNDDVDCSESDREFLLKQFQDKPLLDWDDWYKHATTFEHKEMSRAINDGFVRVEPVVATGETTKTERHVRLIRDPKTSEEAFLTLAKRTKKQAEIVQWLSEQETDHYPLKQLSVSSSVIKGLEEKGWVEKTDVVIGRDPYEGREFKQTTNMELMAEQQEVFERILPAIEEERSEIFLLRGVTGSGKTEIYLQTIEKVLKKRKEAIMLVPEISLTPQMVTRFKERFGSRVAVLHSALSKGEKYDEWQRIRKGEVDVAVGARSAVFAPFQNIGMIIIDEEHEGSYKQEEEPRYHARDVAIKRAELYHCPVILGSATPSLESYARAVKGVYTLLEMERRVNDVAMPDVTIVDMKDELRHGNRSMFSDALIERMRNRIEKQEQIVLFLNRRGYSTFIMCRDCGYVAECPHCDISLTYHQPINQLQCHYCGYHHTVPHQCPECTSDAIRYFGTGTQKVEEELQEVIPEARVIRMDVDTTGRKGSHERLLSAFGNHEADILLGTQMIAKGLDFPDITLVGVLAADAMLHLPDFRASERTFQLLTQVSGRAGRHLKAGEVIIQSYTPEHYSIQDVTKHDFTGFFQKEMLMRKQAGYPPYYFLVLIHVSDEALDAAVLATEKIANYLKNNLSDQAKIYGPVASSIARIKDRYRYQCMVKYKIEPNLTETLRNLYQLFDGELNKGGLQVTVDTSPNMML
- the fmt gene encoding methionyl-tRNA formyltransferase; the protein is MKIIFMGTPDFAVPVLDALVEEGYDIAMVVTQPDRPKGRKQVLTKPPVKTAAEKHGLKVYQPEKIKKSEEAKPVVDEQADLLVTAAYGQILPPEILTSPKHGCINVHASLLPEYRGGAPIHYAVMDGKEITGITIMYMADQLDAGEILTQCSVPIDETDTTGTMHDKLSKAGAELLIDTIPKLMNHELTPVKQDENLVTFAPNIKKEQERIDFSKPAKSILNQIRGLNPWPVAHTMLRGERLKIWEAESAHQSSSLKPGTITEIANNGLEVVCGDGKVIRLTKLQPSGKKPQDSAAFLQGAGRQLRKGERLGENDE
- the rsmB gene encoding 16S rRNA (cytosine(967)-C(5))-methyltransferase RsmB codes for the protein MMNNQIRTGNVRNAALDVLIKIAKQQAYSHLLIDETVKKKELSEKDIPLLTEMVYGTLQYQRKLDFYIGGYSKKPLDKLENWVLILLRLSVYQMVYLDRVPDHAVLNEAVMIAGKRGHKGISGMVNGILRAIQREGLPDTSGISPEFRKIAIETSHPDWMIKRWIEQYGEEIARRIAEGNLSYPITSARVNTLLTVREELIKEWVDSGMNCEAGPWLDESIRVTKGVISKTQAFKEGRCSIQDEGSMLVTQLLNPQPRERVLDACAAPGGKSSHIAERMDNQGELISLDIHEHKVKLIQSQAERLGISMIQPVLQDARTVSTAFEEASFDRILLDVPCSGLGVIQRKPDLKWSKSEQDIERLTVIQRDILDHVWPLLKSGGIMVYSTCTVDREENENQVKDFLKKHPDAIIEPGFEKRLPEEIRTSPMANETGIQLIPAQYGTDGFYMTAILKQ
- the pknB gene encoding Stk1 family PASTA domain-containing Ser/Thr kinase; amino-acid sequence: MPQKRVSDRYEIIRAVGGGGMADVYLAKDLILDRDVAVKVLKSQFAEDEEFIRRFRREAHSAAAMSHPNIVNIYDVGEEENEYYIVMEYVEGQTLKEYISANQRLSPEETVRILRQVTSAVAHAHDNHIVHRDIKPQNILISPNGTAKVTDFGISRAISDATITHTNSVLGSVHYLSPEQARGGYVTYQSDLYSLGVVAYEMLTGHVPFTADTPVSIAIKHMQDTFPSVKEKLSFVPQSLENLIMTAVAKEPQNRYLSGHTMLADLDTILDPSRVNEAAVVPVPFDENATRAMPAVSSKESLADNDQTKVSSGAVNQDTVSYERDKGKSNQKKRSKAFWVKTGTIIGLVMLAVILFLFWWIPSLLHVEDVEIPDNLIGEAFDEVEEQLIDLNLVVEADYRFDDEIEEGHVISHNPEAGRMVKEESTIRVMVSEGPEPMQMIDVTGETRERALNLLEEFDEVEIQYRETTDTNPDTVLEQDPEAGEEVIPAVTSVTLTISEYPVFTMPNLADMNRDEVLELLENEPLINLSFDEDYHPSTEEGKVISQNPGRGARIDEPTTVNVVFSMGPEPEEEEEPEEPVRVTVPFEVSIPEIEEEVNDEEPERYRVQISVTDMNSQVPRQVIDREITETTTFDVPMSVEPGESGFLILVVDGEEFDDSPYEYTYEQLSDMQ